One genomic region from Magallana gigas chromosome 3, xbMagGiga1.1, whole genome shotgun sequence encodes:
- the LOC105345377 gene encoding transcription factor hamlet isoform X2: MRLLDRFALFENESQDKRYLPKGSKDSENVATLEKKEGMDNLSQTSKDNENQDDDQSIMDREEKDDMEASFPMEESNFHKGNVESGRKFCCENCDKVFTDPSNLQRHIRSQHIGARSHACGECGKTFATSSGLKQHQHIHSSVKPFQCEVCLKAYTQFSNLCRHKRMHADCRQQIKCKECGQAFSTVTSLSKHKRFCEGALRNGMQLGYSQIEKELSGVPSVGVAPLNSALLLGLYRHPSYPPLYHPAGSTYPSLSGNFYSDVPNSSLASLPHNLTSPEEFFKYHRARLSLEVSQGHSGRNSVESNLSNKSLVSPKSDYEQSTSDIELDHYRSSPSESNKAVPNFDTKLFLKKEEGNHVSEFPFHISKQSTRKRVSSASSRSSNEPISEDDGSDQPLDLTKKPKTEIATPDNKRKAHVFGYQLSPDIPTSFPFRMNNPFLLQSHIYSKELPHSYADFSHYLPISNGSSTFTLSQIGQQKLDQERRNGIANHGSSPANLGSFAFQPISKARERYSCRFCGKVFPRSANLTRHLRTHTGEQPYKCKYCERSFSISSNLQRHVRNIHNKEKPFRCELCDRCFGQQTNLDRHVKKHETGGEDLRDSPVDPELHDSRPSSTEIPSDVLVENVKTTDISFHDDISDEDIPDEDSESEPDPEEMRKTILSANETQTKSANSEHVRIETNGFAKYHHFEMQKNIVVCPS; the protein is encoded by the exons GATCGAAGGATTCTGAAAACGTCGCAACTTTAGAGAAGAAAGAGGGAATGGACAATCTGTCTCAGACTTCCAAAGACAATGAAAACCAGGATGACGATCAGAG tATCATGGATCGCGAGGAAAAGGACGATATGGAGGCAAGCTTCCCTATGGAGGAGTCCAACTTCCATAAG GGAAACGTTGAAAGTGGACGGAAGTTTTGCTGTGAAAATTGTGATAAAGTTTTTACTGACCCAAGTAATCTACAACGCCATATTCGGTCCCAACATATTGGAGCCAGGAGCCACGCCTGTGGAGAATGCGGAAAGACCTTTGCAACATCTAGCGGTCTGAAGCAGCATCAGCACATCCACAGCAGTGTCAAGCCATTCCAATGTGAAGTCTGTCTCAAAGCCTACACCCAGTTCTCCAATCTCTGTCGCCACAAGAGAATGCACGCCGACTGTCGTCAACAGATTAAGTGTAAGGAATGTGGCCAGGCCTTTTCTACGGTGACTTCTTTGAGTAAACATAAAAGATTCTGCGAAGGAGCTCTAAGAAATGGGATGCAGCTGGGATACAGCCAAATCGAGAAAGAATTGAGCGGCGTTCCTTCAGTTGGTGTAGCTCCTCTGAACTCCGCACTGTTACTAGGCCTTTACCGCCACCCTAGTTACCCTCCCCTCTATCATCCAGCGGGGTCCACGTATCCATCACTATCTGGAAACTTTTATAGCGATGTTCCCAACTCCTCACTTGCCTCATTACCGCATAATCTCACATCACCAGAAGAGTTTTTCAAATATCACAGAGCTCGCTTATCTTTGGAAGTGTCGCAAGGTCATTCCGGTAGAAACTCAGTTGAGTCCAACCTGTCAAACAAATCTCTAGTATCACCGAAAAGCGATTACGAACAGTCCACTTCTGATATTGAGCTAGATCACTATCGATCTTCTCCATCTGAATCGAATAAAGCTGTGCCTAATTTTGATACCAAGTTGTTTCTGAAGAAAGAAGAGGGAAACCACGTTTCAGAATTTCCATTCCATATCTCCAAACAGAGCACAAGAAAGCGGGTATCATCGGCGTCCTCTCGTTCTTCCAATGAGCCTATTTCAGAAGATGATGGCAGCGACCAACCCTTGGATCTCACCAAGAAACCAAAAACGGAAATTGCTACACCAGACAACAAAAGAAAAGCCCATGTTTTTGGATATCAGCTTTCACCAGATATTCCAACTAGCTTCCCATTTAGAATGAATAATCCGTTTCTTCTGCAATCACATATTTATTCGAAAGAGTTACCACACTCATATGCAGATTTCTCTCACTATCTACCCATTTCAAACGGAAGCTCAACATTCACACTCTCTCAAATTGGACAACAGAAATTGGACCAAGAAAGAAGAAATGGGATTGCAAACCATGGATCCTCTCCTGCTAATTTAGGGTCGTTTGCATTTCAGCCAATAAGCAAAGCACGAGAACGCTATTCCTGTAGATTTTGCGGGAAAGTCTTCCCAAGGTCAGCCAATTTGACCCGCCACTTAAGAACACACACAGGAGAACAACCgtacaaatgtaaatactgTGAGCGCTCCTTCAGCATTTCTTCCAATCTTCAAAGGCACGTCAGAAACATCCATAACAAAGAAAAACCTTTCCGATGCGAATTATGTGACCGCTGCTTTGGTCAGCAGACCAACCTAGATAGACATGTGAAAAAGCACGAAACAGGCGGTGAAGATCTAAGGGATTCTCCTGTTGATCCGGAACTTCACGACAGTCGACCAAGTTCTACCGAAATTCCAAGCGATGTTCTCGTAGAAAACGTTAAGACAACCGACATTTCCTTCCATGATGACATCAGCGACGAGGACATTCCAGATGAAGATTCTGAGAGTGAGCCAGATCCCGAAGAGATGAGGAAAACTATTTTGTCAGCGAATGAAACTCAGACCAAATCTGCAAACAGTGAACACGTTAGAATCGAAACAAATGGGTTTGCAAAGTATCACCATTTTGAAATGCAGAAAAACATTGTCGTTTGTCCCTCGTAA
- the LOC105345377 gene encoding transcription factor hamlet isoform X4 — translation MVQPSIMDREEKDDMEASFPMEESNFHKGNVESGRKFCCENCDKVFTDPSNLQRHIRSQHIGARSHACGECGKTFATSSGLKQHQHIHSSVKPFQCEVCLKAYTQFSNLCRHKRMHADCRQQIKCKECGQAFSTVTSLSKHKRFCEGALRNGMQLGYSQIEKELSGVPSVGVAPLNSALLLGLYRHPSYPPLYHPAGSTYPSLSGNFYSDVPNSSLASLPHNLTSPEEFFKYHRARLSLEVSQGHSGRNSVESNLSNKSLVSPKSDYEQSTSDIELDHYRSSPSESNKAVPNFDTKLFLKKEEGNHVSEFPFHISKQSTRKRVSSASSRSSNEPISEDDGSDQPLDLTKKPKTEIATPDNKRKAHVFGYQLSPDIPTSFPFRMNNPFLLQSHIYSKELPHSYADFSHYLPISNGSSTFTLSQIGQQKLDQERRNGIANHGSSPANLGSFAFQPISKARERYSCRFCGKVFPRSANLTRHLRTHTGEQPYKCKYCERSFSISSNLQRHVRNIHNKEKPFRCELCDRCFGQQTNLDRHVKKHETGGEDLRDSPVDPELHDSRPSSTEIPSDVLVENVKTTDISFHDDISDEDIPDEDSESEPDPEEMRKTILSANETQTKSANSEHVRIETNGFAKYHHFEMQKNIVVCPS, via the exons ATGGTCCAACCAAg tATCATGGATCGCGAGGAAAAGGACGATATGGAGGCAAGCTTCCCTATGGAGGAGTCCAACTTCCATAAG GGAAACGTTGAAAGTGGACGGAAGTTTTGCTGTGAAAATTGTGATAAAGTTTTTACTGACCCAAGTAATCTACAACGCCATATTCGGTCCCAACATATTGGAGCCAGGAGCCACGCCTGTGGAGAATGCGGAAAGACCTTTGCAACATCTAGCGGTCTGAAGCAGCATCAGCACATCCACAGCAGTGTCAAGCCATTCCAATGTGAAGTCTGTCTCAAAGCCTACACCCAGTTCTCCAATCTCTGTCGCCACAAGAGAATGCACGCCGACTGTCGTCAACAGATTAAGTGTAAGGAATGTGGCCAGGCCTTTTCTACGGTGACTTCTTTGAGTAAACATAAAAGATTCTGCGAAGGAGCTCTAAGAAATGGGATGCAGCTGGGATACAGCCAAATCGAGAAAGAATTGAGCGGCGTTCCTTCAGTTGGTGTAGCTCCTCTGAACTCCGCACTGTTACTAGGCCTTTACCGCCACCCTAGTTACCCTCCCCTCTATCATCCAGCGGGGTCCACGTATCCATCACTATCTGGAAACTTTTATAGCGATGTTCCCAACTCCTCACTTGCCTCATTACCGCATAATCTCACATCACCAGAAGAGTTTTTCAAATATCACAGAGCTCGCTTATCTTTGGAAGTGTCGCAAGGTCATTCCGGTAGAAACTCAGTTGAGTCCAACCTGTCAAACAAATCTCTAGTATCACCGAAAAGCGATTACGAACAGTCCACTTCTGATATTGAGCTAGATCACTATCGATCTTCTCCATCTGAATCGAATAAAGCTGTGCCTAATTTTGATACCAAGTTGTTTCTGAAGAAAGAAGAGGGAAACCACGTTTCAGAATTTCCATTCCATATCTCCAAACAGAGCACAAGAAAGCGGGTATCATCGGCGTCCTCTCGTTCTTCCAATGAGCCTATTTCAGAAGATGATGGCAGCGACCAACCCTTGGATCTCACCAAGAAACCAAAAACGGAAATTGCTACACCAGACAACAAAAGAAAAGCCCATGTTTTTGGATATCAGCTTTCACCAGATATTCCAACTAGCTTCCCATTTAGAATGAATAATCCGTTTCTTCTGCAATCACATATTTATTCGAAAGAGTTACCACACTCATATGCAGATTTCTCTCACTATCTACCCATTTCAAACGGAAGCTCAACATTCACACTCTCTCAAATTGGACAACAGAAATTGGACCAAGAAAGAAGAAATGGGATTGCAAACCATGGATCCTCTCCTGCTAATTTAGGGTCGTTTGCATTTCAGCCAATAAGCAAAGCACGAGAACGCTATTCCTGTAGATTTTGCGGGAAAGTCTTCCCAAGGTCAGCCAATTTGACCCGCCACTTAAGAACACACACAGGAGAACAACCgtacaaatgtaaatactgTGAGCGCTCCTTCAGCATTTCTTCCAATCTTCAAAGGCACGTCAGAAACATCCATAACAAAGAAAAACCTTTCCGATGCGAATTATGTGACCGCTGCTTTGGTCAGCAGACCAACCTAGATAGACATGTGAAAAAGCACGAAACAGGCGGTGAAGATCTAAGGGATTCTCCTGTTGATCCGGAACTTCACGACAGTCGACCAAGTTCTACCGAAATTCCAAGCGATGTTCTCGTAGAAAACGTTAAGACAACCGACATTTCCTTCCATGATGACATCAGCGACGAGGACATTCCAGATGAAGATTCTGAGAGTGAGCCAGATCCCGAAGAGATGAGGAAAACTATTTTGTCAGCGAATGAAACTCAGACCAAATCTGCAAACAGTGAACACGTTAGAATCGAAACAAATGGGTTTGCAAAGTATCACCATTTTGAAATGCAGAAAAACATTGTCGTTTGTCCCTCGTAA
- the LOC105345375 gene encoding complement C1q-like protein 4 isoform X1 translates to MVLLIISIFILLCNGASGDKIYEKQLEARLSLGDRTYEKQLEARLSQSEADIKDLQSGLELMNQQNKQLLAELKAQNTKEKRLLLPTSSHQQYVAFTAKLNKQYNSLNDRETVIFDTIVTNAGQGYDENTGIFVCPISGYYQFAATVVSEDGTDKNLDAELMHNGRQIVRLHATVYGYDEGTQVVNIHCAQGERVWIRHLMGAGDSAIIPAGFSTFSGALLHADQ, encoded by the exons ATGGTGCTTTTAATcatttctatatttattttgcTCTGTAACGGAGCATCGGGagacaaaatatatgaaaaacaaCTGGAAGCTCGCCTCT CTTTGGGTGATAGAACCTATGAAAAACAACTGGAAGCTCGCCTCT CTCAATCCGAAGCTGATATAAAAGATCTTCAATCTGGTCTGGAGCTCATGAATCAGCAAAACAAACAACTACTAGCCGAGCTAAAAGCCCAGAATACAAAAGAAA agCGTCTTCTTTTGCCAACTTCATCTCATCAACAGTATGTAGCGTTTACAGCCAAACTCAATAAGCAGTACAACTCCCTGAATGACAGAGAAACGGTCATATTTGACACTATCGTTACCAACGCTGGACAAGGCTATGACGAAAACACGGGCATATTCGTCTGTCCAATCAGCGGTTACTATCAATTCGCAGCTACTGTAGTGTCAGAAGACGGAACAGACAAGAATCTGGACGCAGAGCTAATGCACAACGGGCGACAAATCGTGCGACTACATGCTACTGTGTACGGATATGATGAGGGAACACAAGTCGTGAATATACATTGCGCTCAAGGAGAAAGAGTTTGGATTCGTCATTTAATGGGAGCAGGAGATTCCGCCATAATTCCGGCTGGATTCAGCACATTCTCTGGAGCTCTGCTGCACGCTGATCAATAA
- the LOC105345377 gene encoding transcription factor hamlet isoform X1 translates to MVLDHFDGRKPTEQITTPSGDKFGSKDSENVATLEKKEGMDNLSQTSKDNENQDDDQSIMDREEKDDMEASFPMEESNFHKGNVESGRKFCCENCDKVFTDPSNLQRHIRSQHIGARSHACGECGKTFATSSGLKQHQHIHSSVKPFQCEVCLKAYTQFSNLCRHKRMHADCRQQIKCKECGQAFSTVTSLSKHKRFCEGALRNGMQLGYSQIEKELSGVPSVGVAPLNSALLLGLYRHPSYPPLYHPAGSTYPSLSGNFYSDVPNSSLASLPHNLTSPEEFFKYHRARLSLEVSQGHSGRNSVESNLSNKSLVSPKSDYEQSTSDIELDHYRSSPSESNKAVPNFDTKLFLKKEEGNHVSEFPFHISKQSTRKRVSSASSRSSNEPISEDDGSDQPLDLTKKPKTEIATPDNKRKAHVFGYQLSPDIPTSFPFRMNNPFLLQSHIYSKELPHSYADFSHYLPISNGSSTFTLSQIGQQKLDQERRNGIANHGSSPANLGSFAFQPISKARERYSCRFCGKVFPRSANLTRHLRTHTGEQPYKCKYCERSFSISSNLQRHVRNIHNKEKPFRCELCDRCFGQQTNLDRHVKKHETGGEDLRDSPVDPELHDSRPSSTEIPSDVLVENVKTTDISFHDDISDEDIPDEDSESEPDPEEMRKTILSANETQTKSANSEHVRIETNGFAKYHHFEMQKNIVVCPS, encoded by the exons GATCGAAGGATTCTGAAAACGTCGCAACTTTAGAGAAGAAAGAGGGAATGGACAATCTGTCTCAGACTTCCAAAGACAATGAAAACCAGGATGACGATCAGAG tATCATGGATCGCGAGGAAAAGGACGATATGGAGGCAAGCTTCCCTATGGAGGAGTCCAACTTCCATAAG GGAAACGTTGAAAGTGGACGGAAGTTTTGCTGTGAAAATTGTGATAAAGTTTTTACTGACCCAAGTAATCTACAACGCCATATTCGGTCCCAACATATTGGAGCCAGGAGCCACGCCTGTGGAGAATGCGGAAAGACCTTTGCAACATCTAGCGGTCTGAAGCAGCATCAGCACATCCACAGCAGTGTCAAGCCATTCCAATGTGAAGTCTGTCTCAAAGCCTACACCCAGTTCTCCAATCTCTGTCGCCACAAGAGAATGCACGCCGACTGTCGTCAACAGATTAAGTGTAAGGAATGTGGCCAGGCCTTTTCTACGGTGACTTCTTTGAGTAAACATAAAAGATTCTGCGAAGGAGCTCTAAGAAATGGGATGCAGCTGGGATACAGCCAAATCGAGAAAGAATTGAGCGGCGTTCCTTCAGTTGGTGTAGCTCCTCTGAACTCCGCACTGTTACTAGGCCTTTACCGCCACCCTAGTTACCCTCCCCTCTATCATCCAGCGGGGTCCACGTATCCATCACTATCTGGAAACTTTTATAGCGATGTTCCCAACTCCTCACTTGCCTCATTACCGCATAATCTCACATCACCAGAAGAGTTTTTCAAATATCACAGAGCTCGCTTATCTTTGGAAGTGTCGCAAGGTCATTCCGGTAGAAACTCAGTTGAGTCCAACCTGTCAAACAAATCTCTAGTATCACCGAAAAGCGATTACGAACAGTCCACTTCTGATATTGAGCTAGATCACTATCGATCTTCTCCATCTGAATCGAATAAAGCTGTGCCTAATTTTGATACCAAGTTGTTTCTGAAGAAAGAAGAGGGAAACCACGTTTCAGAATTTCCATTCCATATCTCCAAACAGAGCACAAGAAAGCGGGTATCATCGGCGTCCTCTCGTTCTTCCAATGAGCCTATTTCAGAAGATGATGGCAGCGACCAACCCTTGGATCTCACCAAGAAACCAAAAACGGAAATTGCTACACCAGACAACAAAAGAAAAGCCCATGTTTTTGGATATCAGCTTTCACCAGATATTCCAACTAGCTTCCCATTTAGAATGAATAATCCGTTTCTTCTGCAATCACATATTTATTCGAAAGAGTTACCACACTCATATGCAGATTTCTCTCACTATCTACCCATTTCAAACGGAAGCTCAACATTCACACTCTCTCAAATTGGACAACAGAAATTGGACCAAGAAAGAAGAAATGGGATTGCAAACCATGGATCCTCTCCTGCTAATTTAGGGTCGTTTGCATTTCAGCCAATAAGCAAAGCACGAGAACGCTATTCCTGTAGATTTTGCGGGAAAGTCTTCCCAAGGTCAGCCAATTTGACCCGCCACTTAAGAACACACACAGGAGAACAACCgtacaaatgtaaatactgTGAGCGCTCCTTCAGCATTTCTTCCAATCTTCAAAGGCACGTCAGAAACATCCATAACAAAGAAAAACCTTTCCGATGCGAATTATGTGACCGCTGCTTTGGTCAGCAGACCAACCTAGATAGACATGTGAAAAAGCACGAAACAGGCGGTGAAGATCTAAGGGATTCTCCTGTTGATCCGGAACTTCACGACAGTCGACCAAGTTCTACCGAAATTCCAAGCGATGTTCTCGTAGAAAACGTTAAGACAACCGACATTTCCTTCCATGATGACATCAGCGACGAGGACATTCCAGATGAAGATTCTGAGAGTGAGCCAGATCCCGAAGAGATGAGGAAAACTATTTTGTCAGCGAATGAAACTCAGACCAAATCTGCAAACAGTGAACACGTTAGAATCGAAACAAATGGGTTTGCAAAGTATCACCATTTTGAAATGCAGAAAAACATTGTCGTTTGTCCCTCGTAA
- the LOC105345375 gene encoding complement C1q-like protein 4 isoform X2 has protein sequence MVLLIISIFILLCNGASGDKIYEKQLEARLSKTEDDIRDLRSGLELLKQQNKQLLAELKSLNTKEKRLLLSTPSHQQYVAFTAKLNKQYNSLNDRETVIFDTIVTNAGQGYDENTGIFVCPISGYYQFAATIVSESGTDKNLDAELMHNGRQIVRLHATVYGYDEGTQVVNIYCAQGERVWIRHLMGAGDSAIIPAGFSTFSGALLHADH, from the exons ATGGTGCTTTTAATcatttctatatttattttgcTCTGTAACGGAGCATCGGGagacaaaatatatgaaaaacaaCTGGAAGCTCGCCTCT CTAAAACCGAAGATGATATTAGAGATCTTCGATCTGGTCTGGAGCTCCTAAAACAGCAAAACAAACAACTACTAGCCGAGCTTAAATCTCTTAATACAAAAGAAA aaCGTCTTCTTTTGTCAACGCCATCTCATCAACAGTATGTAGCGTTTACAGCCAAGCTCAATAAACAGTACAACTCCTTGAATGACAGAGAGACTGTCATATTTGACACTATCGTTACCAACGCTGGACAAGGCTATGACGAAAACACGGGGATATTCGTCTGTCCAATCAGCGGTTACTATCAATTCGCAGCTACTATAGTGTCAGAAAGCGGAACAGATAAGAATCTGGACGCAGAACTAATGCACAACGGGCGACAAATCGTGCGACTACATGCTACTGTGTATGGATATGATGAGGGAACACAAGTCGTGAATATATATTGCGCTCAAGGAGAAAGAGTTTGGATTCGTCATTTAATGGGAGCAGGAGATTCCGCCATAATTCCGGCTGGATTCAGCACATTCTCTGGAGCACTGCTGCATGCTGATCATTAA
- the LOC105345377 gene encoding transcription factor hamlet isoform X3 produces the protein MDNLSQTSKDNENQDDDQSIMDREEKDDMEASFPMEESNFHKGNVESGRKFCCENCDKVFTDPSNLQRHIRSQHIGARSHACGECGKTFATSSGLKQHQHIHSSVKPFQCEVCLKAYTQFSNLCRHKRMHADCRQQIKCKECGQAFSTVTSLSKHKRFCEGALRNGMQLGYSQIEKELSGVPSVGVAPLNSALLLGLYRHPSYPPLYHPAGSTYPSLSGNFYSDVPNSSLASLPHNLTSPEEFFKYHRARLSLEVSQGHSGRNSVESNLSNKSLVSPKSDYEQSTSDIELDHYRSSPSESNKAVPNFDTKLFLKKEEGNHVSEFPFHISKQSTRKRVSSASSRSSNEPISEDDGSDQPLDLTKKPKTEIATPDNKRKAHVFGYQLSPDIPTSFPFRMNNPFLLQSHIYSKELPHSYADFSHYLPISNGSSTFTLSQIGQQKLDQERRNGIANHGSSPANLGSFAFQPISKARERYSCRFCGKVFPRSANLTRHLRTHTGEQPYKCKYCERSFSISSNLQRHVRNIHNKEKPFRCELCDRCFGQQTNLDRHVKKHETGGEDLRDSPVDPELHDSRPSSTEIPSDVLVENVKTTDISFHDDISDEDIPDEDSESEPDPEEMRKTILSANETQTKSANSEHVRIETNGFAKYHHFEMQKNIVVCPS, from the exons ATGGACAATCTGTCTCAGACTTCCAAAGACAATGAAAACCAGGATGACGATCAGAG tATCATGGATCGCGAGGAAAAGGACGATATGGAGGCAAGCTTCCCTATGGAGGAGTCCAACTTCCATAAG GGAAACGTTGAAAGTGGACGGAAGTTTTGCTGTGAAAATTGTGATAAAGTTTTTACTGACCCAAGTAATCTACAACGCCATATTCGGTCCCAACATATTGGAGCCAGGAGCCACGCCTGTGGAGAATGCGGAAAGACCTTTGCAACATCTAGCGGTCTGAAGCAGCATCAGCACATCCACAGCAGTGTCAAGCCATTCCAATGTGAAGTCTGTCTCAAAGCCTACACCCAGTTCTCCAATCTCTGTCGCCACAAGAGAATGCACGCCGACTGTCGTCAACAGATTAAGTGTAAGGAATGTGGCCAGGCCTTTTCTACGGTGACTTCTTTGAGTAAACATAAAAGATTCTGCGAAGGAGCTCTAAGAAATGGGATGCAGCTGGGATACAGCCAAATCGAGAAAGAATTGAGCGGCGTTCCTTCAGTTGGTGTAGCTCCTCTGAACTCCGCACTGTTACTAGGCCTTTACCGCCACCCTAGTTACCCTCCCCTCTATCATCCAGCGGGGTCCACGTATCCATCACTATCTGGAAACTTTTATAGCGATGTTCCCAACTCCTCACTTGCCTCATTACCGCATAATCTCACATCACCAGAAGAGTTTTTCAAATATCACAGAGCTCGCTTATCTTTGGAAGTGTCGCAAGGTCATTCCGGTAGAAACTCAGTTGAGTCCAACCTGTCAAACAAATCTCTAGTATCACCGAAAAGCGATTACGAACAGTCCACTTCTGATATTGAGCTAGATCACTATCGATCTTCTCCATCTGAATCGAATAAAGCTGTGCCTAATTTTGATACCAAGTTGTTTCTGAAGAAAGAAGAGGGAAACCACGTTTCAGAATTTCCATTCCATATCTCCAAACAGAGCACAAGAAAGCGGGTATCATCGGCGTCCTCTCGTTCTTCCAATGAGCCTATTTCAGAAGATGATGGCAGCGACCAACCCTTGGATCTCACCAAGAAACCAAAAACGGAAATTGCTACACCAGACAACAAAAGAAAAGCCCATGTTTTTGGATATCAGCTTTCACCAGATATTCCAACTAGCTTCCCATTTAGAATGAATAATCCGTTTCTTCTGCAATCACATATTTATTCGAAAGAGTTACCACACTCATATGCAGATTTCTCTCACTATCTACCCATTTCAAACGGAAGCTCAACATTCACACTCTCTCAAATTGGACAACAGAAATTGGACCAAGAAAGAAGAAATGGGATTGCAAACCATGGATCCTCTCCTGCTAATTTAGGGTCGTTTGCATTTCAGCCAATAAGCAAAGCACGAGAACGCTATTCCTGTAGATTTTGCGGGAAAGTCTTCCCAAGGTCAGCCAATTTGACCCGCCACTTAAGAACACACACAGGAGAACAACCgtacaaatgtaaatactgTGAGCGCTCCTTCAGCATTTCTTCCAATCTTCAAAGGCACGTCAGAAACATCCATAACAAAGAAAAACCTTTCCGATGCGAATTATGTGACCGCTGCTTTGGTCAGCAGACCAACCTAGATAGACATGTGAAAAAGCACGAAACAGGCGGTGAAGATCTAAGGGATTCTCCTGTTGATCCGGAACTTCACGACAGTCGACCAAGTTCTACCGAAATTCCAAGCGATGTTCTCGTAGAAAACGTTAAGACAACCGACATTTCCTTCCATGATGACATCAGCGACGAGGACATTCCAGATGAAGATTCTGAGAGTGAGCCAGATCCCGAAGAGATGAGGAAAACTATTTTGTCAGCGAATGAAACTCAGACCAAATCTGCAAACAGTGAACACGTTAGAATCGAAACAAATGGGTTTGCAAAGTATCACCATTTTGAAATGCAGAAAAACATTGTCGTTTGTCCCTCGTAA